Sequence from the Candidatus Methylomirabilota bacterium genome:
CACCAGGACTGGTTGCTCTATTGTGGTGATGTGGCGTTTATCGGGACGTTCAGGGTGGAACGAGCGGACTTCCTAGCGCGTGTAGCCTCATATCCCGATGAATTCAAGTTTAATATATGGGGGAGTGGTTGGTGGAAAATGCATCGCCCGTTATACTGCCACAGGCTGAACGAATGGCAGCAGTTAAAGAAATGCATCAGGGGTCAGGAACTCTGGTGCGCCGAAATGGGTAAGGCCATCCAATCGAATAAGATTTGCCTAGGGCTCCTCAATCATGCGAATCGGGACCTTCAAACTTCGCGGTCCTTTGAAATCCCGGCGTGCAACGGGTTTATGCTCGCGGAACGAACGCATGAGCATCAAGAATATTTTGAAGAAGATAAGGAGGCGGTGTACTTTAGCTCCTCCGAAGAATTATTGGACAAGATCCGCTATTACCTAACTCACGAAAGTGAGCGCGCTCACATTGCTGATGGTGGATACCAACGGTGCCTGCGATCTCCGTACCGTTACACCGATAGGGCCAAGTTCGCAATTGAACAGATGCACATTCTCAGGCCAGGAAGTCTCACGCCGCGCATCTCGACCGAAAGCGTTTGCCTGAAACGAGGTTCGCCAATCCCGAAAGATTATGAGCCGCTGAGGGATTAGGAAAGATATAGAAGGGATGGTTAAAAAC
This genomic interval carries:
- a CDS encoding glycosyltransferase; translation: MELSQLKILYIGPDYPGSNGTCWRDAFVELGHDVRTVDSEDLVPWPRNLSARILGKIIRRPPGRLVSRLNEAIIRSASEFKPDFTFYIQARFVLPDTLEKTAKLGPNLVYFNDDMFNPDNQTFTFRESLKLIDCILTTKSYNVSEFYESGAPLALYIPNAYDPQIHFPAKPSHQDWLLYCGDVAFIGTFRVERADFLARVASYPDEFKFNIWGSGWWKMHRPLYCHRLNEWQQLKKCIRGQELWCAEMGKAIQSNKICLGLLNHANRDLQTSRSFEIPACNGFMLAERTHEHQEYFEEDKEAVYFSSSEELLDKIRYYLTHESERAHIADGGYQRCLRSPYRYTDRAKFAIEQMHILRPGSLTPRISTESVCLKRGSPIPKDYEPLRD